The following are encoded together in the Onychostoma macrolepis isolate SWU-2019 chromosome 03, ASM1243209v1, whole genome shotgun sequence genome:
- the il21r.1 gene encoding interleukin 21 receptor, tandem duplicate 1 isoform X2, producing the protein MHLSRAGRRFFSSSSMMALWQAIALLVVCGLIECNDGVCNVTCTTDFISMLNCSNSDSAGAASCHVVADCRDGVEPVNGSCTINSPQSWCTIESEDMDLIMSFVTNCSIIVTQMAKQGNMETPTKTEEIILYKYVKPKQPFNLNITKIDGEFKLTWDVAYTEHFLYKKLYYRVRLRTKSDPDEMAKIYTLQQSQQSMVIISEKLLPGRQYVAEVQVAVHPSTFTSMWSEWSNSVEWTSDSPVSEQYYFLLLALPVVVVVLLVYSGKLGGIKKLSLWQHIPSPHEYFTPLYHTYQGDFKRWVGPVLTFNNFDVLEKSTTLQVLCEKPQNERSEEPANRTGERDFGPADQNSSKLYFLGSNSQGIAHSGGHISMDTVTVSGQEGVMADWSGDSHRRSLEDFLNSKDANQRAAEMDDRQPLVPDGRRSLQGSDFDDWHLQEHDLENIEQVSLDSYSSNEQSDDGYPQMGLDLDTIDSGFLESDCSSPSAFDGNEQMETSSLEGVGCSHSNYVKQWVAFTSVQVDAHSNGK; encoded by the exons ATGCATTTGAGCAGGGCTGGCCGCAGATTCTTTTCCTCCTCTTCCATGATGGCTCTATGGCAAGCCATAGCCTTGCTTGTAGTTTGTGGACTTATTGAGTGCA ATGACGGCGTGTGCAACGTGACCTGCACCACAGACTTTATATCCATGCTCAACTGCTCCAATTCTGACTCGGCAGGAGCAGCTTCGTGTCACGTTGTGGCAGATTGCAG GGATGGAGTTGAACCTGTGAATGGGAGCTGCACTATCAATTCGCCACAATCCTGGTGCACAATCGAGTCCGAGGATATGGATCTGATAATGTCCTTTGTTACTAACTGCTCTATCATAGTAACACAAATGGCCAAACAAGGCAATATGGAGACCCCAACAAAGACTgaagaaataattttatacaaATATG ttAAGCCAAAACAACCTTTCAACctaaacattacaaaaattgATGGGGAATTCAAACTCACTTGGGATGTGGCTTATACAGAACACTTTCTgtataaaaaattatactaCAGAGTACGATTACGAACTAAAAGTGACCCAGATGAG ATGGCGAAAATTTACACCCTGCAGCAGAGCCAACAATCAATGGTTATCATCAGTGAAAAACTCCTGCCAGGAAGGCAGTATGTGGCAGAAGTTCAGGTTGCAGTGCATCCTTCAACTTTTACATCCATGTGGAGTGAATGGAGCAACAGCGTTGAATGGACTTCTGACTCTCCAGTGTCAGAACAGTACTATTTCCTGCTGTTGGCACTTCCTGTTGTGGTGGTGGTGCTGCTTGTGTACAGTGGGAAATT AGGGGGCATCAAAAAGCTGTCCTTATGGCAACACATCCCAAGCCCTCATGAGTACTTCACACCACTCTACCATACATATCAAGGAGATTTTAAG agaTGGGTCGGACCAGTCCTGACCTTCAACAACTTTGATGTCCTTGAGAAGAGCACCACTCTGCAGGTGCTTTGTGAGAAACCGCAGAATGAACGCTCGGAGGAACCTGCTAACAGGACCGGCGAACGGGACTTTGGTCCAGCGGATCAAAACTCATCTAAACTCTACTTCCTTGGAAGCAACAGTCAAGGCATCGCACACTCCGGTGGCCACATATCGATGGACACCGTTACAGTGTCCGGTCAGGAGGGCGTCATGGCCGACTGGTCCGGTGACAGTCACAGACGGAGCCTAGAGGACTTCCTCAACAGTAAAGATGCCAATCAGAGAGCGGCTGAGATGGATGACAGGCAGCCTCTTGTACCGGATGGCAGGAGGAGTTTACAGGGTTCAGACTTTGATGACTGGCATCTACAGGAGCACGACCTGGAGAACATCGAGCAGGTCTCGCTGGACTCCTACAGTTCAAATGAGCAGTCCGATGATGGCTACCCACAAATGGGTTTGGATTTGGACACTATAGACAGTGGATTTCTGGAGTCAGACTGTTCCAGCCCCTCTGCGTTTGATGGGAACGAGCAGATGGAGACTTCTTCACTGGAAGGTGTGGGATGCTCCCATTCAAATTATGTCAAACAGTGGGTGGCTTTTACATCAGTTCAAGTTGATGCCCACAGCAATGGAAAGTAG
- the il21r.1 gene encoding interleukin 21 receptor, tandem duplicate 1 isoform X1 produces the protein MHLSRAGRRFFSSSSMMALWQAIALLVVCGLIECSVALRRNATVSVARLTTFPLTSPFADDGVCNVTCTTDFISMLNCSNSDSAGAASCHVVADCRDGVEPVNGSCTINSPQSWCTIESEDMDLIMSFVTNCSIIVTQMAKQGNMETPTKTEEIILYKYVKPKQPFNLNITKIDGEFKLTWDVAYTEHFLYKKLYYRVRLRTKSDPDEMAKIYTLQQSQQSMVIISEKLLPGRQYVAEVQVAVHPSTFTSMWSEWSNSVEWTSDSPVSEQYYFLLLALPVVVVVLLVYSGKLGGIKKLSLWQHIPSPHEYFTPLYHTYQGDFKRWVGPVLTFNNFDVLEKSTTLQVLCEKPQNERSEEPANRTGERDFGPADQNSSKLYFLGSNSQGIAHSGGHISMDTVTVSGQEGVMADWSGDSHRRSLEDFLNSKDANQRAAEMDDRQPLVPDGRRSLQGSDFDDWHLQEHDLENIEQVSLDSYSSNEQSDDGYPQMGLDLDTIDSGFLESDCSSPSAFDGNEQMETSSLEGVGCSHSNYVKQWVAFTSVQVDAHSNGK, from the exons ATGCATTTGAGCAGGGCTGGCCGCAGATTCTTTTCCTCCTCTTCCATGATGGCTCTATGGCAAGCCATAGCCTTGCTTGTAGTTTGTGGACTTATTGAGTGCA GTGTTGCTTTGAGAAGAAATGCTACGGTTTCTGTAGCTCGATTGACCACATTTCCTCTCACATCACCGTTTGCAGATGACGGCGTGTGCAACGTGACCTGCACCACAGACTTTATATCCATGCTCAACTGCTCCAATTCTGACTCGGCAGGAGCAGCTTCGTGTCACGTTGTGGCAGATTGCAG GGATGGAGTTGAACCTGTGAATGGGAGCTGCACTATCAATTCGCCACAATCCTGGTGCACAATCGAGTCCGAGGATATGGATCTGATAATGTCCTTTGTTACTAACTGCTCTATCATAGTAACACAAATGGCCAAACAAGGCAATATGGAGACCCCAACAAAGACTgaagaaataattttatacaaATATG ttAAGCCAAAACAACCTTTCAACctaaacattacaaaaattgATGGGGAATTCAAACTCACTTGGGATGTGGCTTATACAGAACACTTTCTgtataaaaaattatactaCAGAGTACGATTACGAACTAAAAGTGACCCAGATGAG ATGGCGAAAATTTACACCCTGCAGCAGAGCCAACAATCAATGGTTATCATCAGTGAAAAACTCCTGCCAGGAAGGCAGTATGTGGCAGAAGTTCAGGTTGCAGTGCATCCTTCAACTTTTACATCCATGTGGAGTGAATGGAGCAACAGCGTTGAATGGACTTCTGACTCTCCAGTGTCAGAACAGTACTATTTCCTGCTGTTGGCACTTCCTGTTGTGGTGGTGGTGCTGCTTGTGTACAGTGGGAAATT AGGGGGCATCAAAAAGCTGTCCTTATGGCAACACATCCCAAGCCCTCATGAGTACTTCACACCACTCTACCATACATATCAAGGAGATTTTAAG agaTGGGTCGGACCAGTCCTGACCTTCAACAACTTTGATGTCCTTGAGAAGAGCACCACTCTGCAGGTGCTTTGTGAGAAACCGCAGAATGAACGCTCGGAGGAACCTGCTAACAGGACCGGCGAACGGGACTTTGGTCCAGCGGATCAAAACTCATCTAAACTCTACTTCCTTGGAAGCAACAGTCAAGGCATCGCACACTCCGGTGGCCACATATCGATGGACACCGTTACAGTGTCCGGTCAGGAGGGCGTCATGGCCGACTGGTCCGGTGACAGTCACAGACGGAGCCTAGAGGACTTCCTCAACAGTAAAGATGCCAATCAGAGAGCGGCTGAGATGGATGACAGGCAGCCTCTTGTACCGGATGGCAGGAGGAGTTTACAGGGTTCAGACTTTGATGACTGGCATCTACAGGAGCACGACCTGGAGAACATCGAGCAGGTCTCGCTGGACTCCTACAGTTCAAATGAGCAGTCCGATGATGGCTACCCACAAATGGGTTTGGATTTGGACACTATAGACAGTGGATTTCTGGAGTCAGACTGTTCCAGCCCCTCTGCGTTTGATGGGAACGAGCAGATGGAGACTTCTTCACTGGAAGGTGTGGGATGCTCCCATTCAAATTATGTCAAACAGTGGGTGGCTTTTACATCAGTTCAAGTTGATGCCCACAGCAATGGAAAGTAG